The bacterium DNA window TTGTTTTGACACAAGTGGTTAAAATTTGATAGTTTTCGTCAGAATTAGATCAGCTTTTCTGGTCTAGAGACTACTTTTCCCACAGGTTGCACATACCGGTAGAAACACCAGAGGACTTCCGACCATGACGCTACCCGCTTGCAACTTCGCCGGACAATTTGGACCCGCCGGCAAGGTATTGACCTGGCCCGGTGAGGCTGTCTTTTATCCCTTGACCATCGTGGCCGAGGCCAATCTGCCGACGCGGTTTGGCGACTTTCGCATTGTGGCCTTTTCGCCGATGCCGGATGGCAAAGAGCACATTGCCATGGTGCGCGGGGAGGTCCGTGGTGCGTCGGCGGTGCCAACGCGAGTCCACTCGGAGTGCCTGACGGGAGACGTCATGGGGTCGTTGCGCTGTGACTGCCGCGATCAGCTCGAGGCGGCCCTGGAATTCATGGCGACACAGGACCAGGGTATCGTCATCTACTTGCGGCAGGAGGGGCGCGGTATCGGGCTGGCCAACAAGCTGCGCGCTTACGTCCTGCAGGAGCAGGGTCTGGATACGGTGGACGCGAATCATGCTCTGGGTTTTGACGATGATGAGCGTGACTACCGCGTCGCGGCGGAAATGCTGCGTGCTCTGGGCGTTCAGAGTATTACACTGCTGTCGAACAACCCCAAGAAGATCGTCGGGTTGGAAGAAAACGGTATTGCGGTCGTCGCGCGGCGCCAGCATCAACAGCCCTCGAACAAACACAATCACCATTACCTGCAGACCAAGGCCCGCCGTTCGGGTCACTATCTCGAATTCTAATCTCGAGGGACTTTGGGGGAAACAGCGGCGGCCCGGCGGGGGGCCGCCGTTTGTGTTTTGCGGACGGGCGGGTCATTGGAATATGCTTTACAATCTCACCGGAAAGCGGTAGATTCTATGCACTCAATTTTTGACCCTTCGGCAGATTAGCATAACTACCTACATGGCTACTGAATTTGATCGCACCGAGCCGGCCCGGATCACGCCGGCATCCATTCTCGAGCGCACTCTGAGCAAACCATCGTCCGCCTGGACCGAGCATGATTTGGCGCAGGCCTTCATCACGCTGGACTTGCGGCAAGTGGCTTTGATGCACGTGGGCGGCGACGGCACGCTGAAGGCGCTGGACTTCGCGCCGCGCAGCCACGACCATTTCTTGAGTATCGTCCGTTACGGTGAGCGCGCCGACGGATCGAGTCTTTTTCCCGGAACCGGCATCGTCGCCGGAGCTTCTGATATTGTCCTGAAGCCGCGCGTCGAGACGGCGTTCGTGGATCCGTTCTCGTCGGAAGGAACGTTGGCCATCATGTGCGGTCATGCGACGCGCACCGGCGATCCCTTGCCGCAGTCCGCTGACACGGTCGTGCGCGGCGCGGCGGCCGCGGTGCGTCGGGCGTTGGGAATTGAACTCTGCGCGTTGGGCGAAGTCGAGTATTTCCTTGGTCACGCCGATCACGTTGCGGTGGAAGATACCGCCGAAGAGCGCGGGTACCATGCCATGGCGCCGTTTGTCTTTGGTCACGATTTGCGCCGGCGGGCGCTGGCGCTGCTGGCCGAA harbors:
- the ribA gene encoding GTP cyclohydrolase II, with the protein product MTLPACNFAGQFGPAGKVLTWPGEAVFYPLTIVAEANLPTRFGDFRIVAFSPMPDGKEHIAMVRGEVRGASAVPTRVHSECLTGDVMGSLRCDCRDQLEAALEFMATQDQGIVIYLRQEGRGIGLANKLRAYVLQEQGLDTVDANHALGFDDDERDYRVAAEMLRALGVQSITLLSNNPKKIVGLEENGIAVVARRQHQQPSNKHNHHYLQTKARRSGHYLEF